The Melitaea cinxia chromosome 6, ilMelCinx1.1, whole genome shotgun sequence genome has a window encoding:
- the LOC123654624 gene encoding larval cuticle protein 16/17-like produces the protein MKLIIVALALVAVAAAAPADVSVTVHEIKTLRSEYDQKPEGSYTFGFETENGIVRQENGELKEVRDEENKPHTVITVRGSYSYNKEDGQPEIVQYYADENGYHAEGPSIPKVPGSN, from the exons ATGAAACTG ATCATCGTCGCACTCGCTCTCGTAGCTGTTGCTGCCGCGGCACCTGCAGATGTATCTGTAACTGTACATGAAATTAAGACTCTTCGTTCAGAGTACGACCAAAAACCAGAGGGTAGCTACACATTTGG CTTCGAAACTGAAAACGGAATTGTACGACAGGAAAACGGAGAACTAAAGGAAGTTCGTGACGAAGAGAACAAACCTCACACTGTCATTACTGTTCGTGGTTCCTACTCCTACAACAAGGAAGACGGCCAGCCCGAGATCGTCCAATACTATGCTGACGAGAACGGTTACCATGCTGAGGGCCCATCCATCCCTAAGGTCCCCGGAAGCAACTAA